One window of the Trifolium pratense cultivar HEN17-A07 linkage group LG2, ARS_RC_1.1, whole genome shotgun sequence genome contains the following:
- the LOC123909712 gene encoding temperature-induced lipocalin-1-like, translating to MGNNKEIEVVKGVDLERYMGRWYEIASFPSFFTPKNGENTRATYTLNSDGTVHVLNETWNGGKRNSIEGSAYKANPNSDEAKLKVKFYVPPFLPIIPVTGDYWILYLDEDYQYALIGGPTTKYLWILSRKTHLDDEIYNQLIEKAKEEGYDVTKLHKTPQTDPPPPEQEGPQPKGIWSLFGK from the exons ATGGGAAACAACAAAGAGATTGAGGTTGTTAAGGGTGTAGATTTAGAGAGGTACATGGGTAGATGGTACGAGATAGCTTCTTTCCCTTCATTTTTTACTCCCAAAAACGGTGAAAACACAAGAGCCACCTACACTCTCAACAGTGATGGAACTGTTCATGTTCTTAATGAAACTTGGAATGGTGGTAAAAGAAACTCCATAGAAGGAAGTGCTTATAAGGCTAACCCCAATAGCGACGAAGCTAAACTCAAAGTCAAATTCTATGTTCCTCCATTTTTGCCAATAATTCCTGTTACTGGAGATTATTGGATTTTGTATCTTGATGAAGATTATCAATATGCTCTCATTGGAGGGCCTACCACTAAATATCTTTGG ATATTAAGCAGGAAGACCCATTTGGATGATGAAATATACAACCAGCTTATTGAGAAAGCTAAGGAAGAAGGGTATGATGTGACCAAATTGCACAAGACTCCACAGACTGATCCTCCACCTCCTGAGCAAGAAGGTCCTCAACCCAAAGGTATTTGGTCCTTGTTTGGGAAATAA
- the LOC123908631 gene encoding temperature-induced lipocalin-1-like, with the protein MASTMFCSVMLCFIVYLSFYPQQTMATAPEAVKGVDLARYMGRWYEIASFPSFFQPKNGENTRATYTLNKNGTVHVLNEVWNNGKRNFIEGIAYKANPKSDEAKLKVKFYVPPILPIFPVVGDYWILSLDQNYQYALIGGPTNLFLWILCRQTHLDDQIYNQLVEKAKEEGYDVTKLHKTPQSDPPPM; encoded by the exons ATGGCCAGCACAATGTTTTGTTCtgttatgttatgttttatTGTATATCTCTCTTTCTATCCACAACAAACAATGGCAACCGCGCCGGAGGCCGTGAAGGGTGTAGACTTGGCGAGGTACATGGGCCGGTGGTACGAAATAGCTTCTTTCCCTTCATTTTTTCAGCCGAAAAATGGCGAAAACACTAGAGCCACCTACACTCTAAACAAAAATGGGACTGTTCATGTTCTAAATGAGGTTTGGAATAATGGTAAAAGAAACTTCATAGAGGGAATTGCTTATAAAGCTAACCCTAAAAGCGATGAGGCCAAACTTAAGGTCAAATTCTATGTTCCTCCAATCTTGCCAATCTTTCCTGTTGTTGGAGATTACTGGATATTGTCCCTTGATCAAAATTATCAATATGCCCTCATTGGAGGACCTACCAATCTATTTCTTTGG ATATTATGCAGACAGACCCATTTGGATGATCAAATATACAATCAGCTTGTTGAGAAGGCTAAGGAAGAAGGGTATGATGTGACCAAATTGCACAAGACTCCACAGAGTGATCCTCCACCTATGTAA